In one Mycoplasmopsis canis PG 14 genomic region, the following are encoded:
- the rplU gene encoding 50S ribosomal protein L21, translating into MLAIIETGGKQLLVKEGQTIYIEKVEGQEGSEVKFDKVLLVVSEKSSKVGSPLVKNAVVSGVIEKQGRAKKIVVYRHNAKSTHKRKLGHRQPYTRVKITSIQG; encoded by the coding sequence ATGTTAGCAATTATCGAAACAGGTGGGAAACAACTTCTAGTTAAAGAAGGTCAAACAATCTATATTGAAAAAGTTGAAGGACAAGAAGGATCTGAAGTTAAATTCGATAAAGTTTTACTTGTTGTTTCAGAAAAAAGTTCAAAGGTTGGTTCACCTTTAGTTAAAAATGCTGTCGTATCAGGTGTTATTGAAAAACAAGGTAGAGCGAAAAAAATCGTTGTTTACCGTCACAATGCAAAGTCTACACACAAAAGAAAACTTGGACACCGTCAACCATATACACGTGTTAAAATTACATCAATTCAAGGATAA
- the glpK gene encoding glycerol kinase GlpK produces MENKYIITLDSGTTSCRTLVVNHSGEIVASSQAEFNQYFPQSGWVEHDPLQIWNVQLSTMQSAKHKAKIKSHDIAALGITNQRETVVLWDKETGLPVYNAIVWQDRRTTEYCDSLIDQGWSEKITEKTGLIINPYFSGTKIRWILKNVPEAQQKFKEGKLLAGTIDTWLMWKLTDGKVHATDVSNASRTMIFNIHTLDWDQEILDLLEIPRSILPEVKSSSEHYGYVKPQHWSNKAIGEVPITGVAGDQQSALFGQMCTEVGMVKNTYGTGCFTLVNTGNTAVKSKNKLLTTIAWKLGSEKTVYALEGSVFIAGAAIKWLRDSIRVLYDSAESDFFASLVDDDQRVYVVPSFTGLGAPYWDSNSRGAIFGLERGTKREHIIKATLDSIAYQSNDLIKAMQKDLGKPIILLKVDGGASKSNYLMQFQSSIANLKVERPRIIETTGLGASYLAGLAVGYWKDLEEIKTLNKAEKVFEPKFSQEQIDKLLKGWDLSVKKTLNWTKDLE; encoded by the coding sequence ATGGAAAACAAATACATAATTACACTTGATTCTGGTACTACATCATGTCGTACTTTAGTTGTTAATCATAGTGGTGAAATAGTGGCTAGTAGCCAAGCAGAGTTTAATCAATATTTTCCTCAATCTGGTTGAGTAGAACACGATCCGCTTCAAATTTGAAACGTTCAACTTTCTACAATGCAATCAGCAAAGCATAAAGCAAAAATCAAGTCTCATGATATAGCGGCTCTTGGTATAACAAACCAACGTGAAACTGTTGTTCTTTGGGATAAAGAAACAGGATTGCCGGTTTACAATGCCATTGTTTGGCAAGATAGAAGAACAACTGAATATTGTGATAGTTTAATTGATCAAGGGTGGTCAGAAAAAATAACCGAAAAAACAGGTTTAATAATAAATCCTTATTTTAGTGGAACAAAAATACGATGAATTCTAAAAAACGTTCCTGAAGCACAACAAAAGTTTAAAGAAGGTAAGTTATTAGCAGGTACAATTGATACATGACTAATGTGAAAACTAACTGATGGAAAAGTTCATGCTACTGATGTTTCAAATGCATCTAGAACAATGATTTTCAATATTCATACTTTAGATTGAGATCAAGAAATTTTAGATTTATTAGAAATACCGCGTTCAATATTGCCAGAAGTAAAATCTTCTTCAGAACACTATGGATACGTAAAACCACAGCATTGATCTAATAAAGCTATAGGTGAAGTTCCAATTACTGGTGTTGCTGGTGATCAACAATCAGCTTTATTCGGTCAAATGTGTACAGAAGTAGGTATGGTAAAAAATACATATGGAACAGGGTGTTTTACATTAGTAAACACAGGTAATACTGCAGTAAAATCAAAAAATAAACTACTTACCACTATCGCGTGAAAACTTGGTAGTGAAAAAACAGTTTATGCACTAGAAGGATCAGTATTCATTGCTGGTGCAGCAATTAAATGGTTAAGAGATTCTATAAGAGTTTTATATGATTCTGCTGAATCAGACTTCTTTGCATCTTTAGTAGATGATGATCAAAGAGTATATGTTGTTCCATCATTTACAGGTCTTGGTGCTCCGTATTGAGATTCTAATTCAAGAGGAGCTATATTTGGTTTAGAGAGAGGTACAAAAAGAGAACATATCATTAAAGCTACTTTAGATTCAATAGCTTATCAATCAAATGACTTAATTAAAGCTATGCAAAAAGATTTAGGTAAACCTATTATTCTTCTGAAAGTAGATGGTGGTGCTTCAAAATCAAATTATTTAATGCAATTCCAATCATCTATAGCTAATTTAAAAGTTGAAAGACCAAGAATCATCGAAACAACAGGTTTAGGTGCTTCATATTTAGCTGGATTAGCTGTTGGTTATTGAAAAGATCTTGAAGAGATTAAAACACTAAATAAAGCAGAAAAAGTTTTTGAACCAAAGTTTTCACAAGAACAAATTGACAAACTTCTAAAGGGTTGAGATTTATCAGTTAAGAAAACTTTAAACTGAACAAAAGATTTAGAATAG
- the dhaL gene encoding dihydroxyacetone kinase subunit DhaL translates to MKININKAHDIVKNIYEELKINEDYISSLDQAIGDGDHGFNIVRGFAAVTEINVDNLTLESFFSQIGRILMAKVGGASGPLYGMAFMKGSSAFKGEEFITFDGLKNFVSNFAGSLEMLGKVTLGEKTMYDVWKPLSEKLNSLPEISENTKKELINYIDELVKKTENMVATKGRASYLKERSLGTIDPGSFTSSVILKHLIKEL, encoded by the coding sequence TTGAAAATAAATATAAATAAAGCTCATGATATTGTAAAAAATATTTATGAAGAACTTAAAATAAATGAAGATTATATTTCAAGTTTAGATCAAGCAATTGGTGATGGTGATCATGGTTTTAATATTGTAAGAGGTTTTGCTGCAGTAACCGAAATTAATGTAGATAACTTAACTTTAGAATCATTCTTTTCTCAAATTGGGAGAATTCTTATGGCTAAAGTTGGTGGTGCATCAGGACCATTATATGGTATGGCATTTATGAAAGGTTCAAGTGCTTTTAAGGGCGAAGAATTTATTACATTTGACGGACTAAAAAACTTTGTTTCTAATTTTGCAGGTAGCCTAGAAATGTTGGGTAAAGTAACTTTAGGTGAAAAAACAATGTATGATGTCTGAAAACCTTTGAGTGAAAAGTTAAATTCACTTCCAGAAATATCAGAAAATACCAAAAAAGAATTAATTAATTATATTGACGAGTTAGTTAAAAAAACAGAAAATATGGTGGCAACAAAAGGCAGAGCATCATATTTAAAAGAACGTTCATTAGGTACTATTGACCCAGGTTCATTTACATCTTCAGTTATTCTTAAACATTTAATAAAGGAATTATAA
- the rpmA gene encoding 50S ribosomal protein L27, translating into MAKTKAGGSTRNGRDSHSKRLGAKLGDGQFATAGSIIYRQRGTKIHAGENVGRGSDDTLFTLIDGYVKYESKRNRKYVSVYTERKN; encoded by the coding sequence ATGGCAAAGACAAAAGCCGGTGGTTCTACCAGAAATGGTCGTGACTCCCATTCAAAACGTCTAGGTGCTAAGTTAGGTGATGGACAATTTGCAACAGCTGGTTCAATTATTTATCGTCAAAGAGGAACAAAAATTCACGCTGGCGAAAATGTTGGACGTGGTTCAGATGACACTTTATTTACATTAATCGATGGTTATGTAAAATACGAAAGCAAAAGAAATAGAAAGTATGTTTCTGTTTACACTGAAAGAAAAAATTAA
- the rpmE gene encoding 50S ribosomal protein L31 has translation MKKNIHPEYHEVKISCSTCNTNFSFKSVRKNFSVDVCSGCHAVFTGNRTQVKATGRIDKFNKRLEKKSK, from the coding sequence ATGAAAAAAAATATTCACCCAGAATACCATGAAGTAAAAATTTCTTGTTCAACATGTAATACAAATTTTTCTTTTAAATCAGTAAGAAAAAACTTTTCTGTTGACGTTTGTTCAGGTTGCCATGCTGTATTTACAGGAAATAGAACACAAGTTAAAGCAACTGGAAGAATTGATAAATTCAATAAACGTTTAGAAAAAAAATCTAAATAA
- the glpO gene encoding type 2 glycerol-3-phosphate oxidase: MKNKYDLVIIGGGIIGGAIAYELSQYKLKTLLLERNPVFADETSKGNSGAIHGGFDPEPHKIEAKLNVLGNELWRTKIFQDLDFPKAQVDSLILAFSEEEMKHVHMLYDRGLINKVPKEFLRVISKEEVLKKEPNVNPKVVGALLCTSSWAIDPVRATYAFMGASEQNGTELKTNSEVTDIKFINDEFIIKLKNGEEVISKVVINAAGHYADVLAEKAGYGDFKQTTRRGEYRILSRTEAGIVNSICFKVPTIYGKGVIVAPMLDGRVLVGPTAEEGVPKEETRLVTKEKFDYIGQIGKEIIPSIRLEKTEMTLAGSRPIDIETNDFVIRSAKDNKKFINAAGMQSPAIASAPAIAIEIAKLVEAAGLKLEKNPNYNAKFKVKF; the protein is encoded by the coding sequence ATGAAAAATAAATATGATTTAGTTATTATTGGTGGAGGAATCATAGGTGGTGCTATCGCTTATGAGTTATCACAATATAAATTAAAAACATTATTACTAGAGAGAAATCCCGTTTTTGCAGATGAAACATCAAAAGGAAATTCAGGGGCAATACATGGAGGTTTTGATCCTGAACCACACAAGATAGAAGCAAAATTAAATGTTTTAGGTAACGAACTTTGAAGAACAAAAATATTTCAAGATTTAGATTTTCCGAAAGCACAAGTAGATTCGTTGATTTTGGCTTTTAGTGAAGAAGAAATGAAACATGTTCATATGCTATATGATAGAGGTTTAATTAACAAAGTTCCAAAAGAATTTCTTAGGGTAATATCAAAAGAAGAAGTTCTTAAAAAAGAACCTAATGTAAATCCTAAGGTTGTGGGAGCATTACTTTGCACAAGTTCATGAGCTATAGACCCAGTTAGAGCAACATATGCATTTATGGGGGCTAGTGAACAAAATGGTACCGAGCTAAAAACGAATTCTGAGGTAACTGATATCAAGTTTATAAATGATGAATTTATTATTAAGCTAAAAAATGGTGAAGAAGTTATTTCAAAAGTAGTTATTAATGCCGCAGGTCACTACGCAGATGTATTAGCTGAAAAAGCTGGATATGGTGATTTTAAACAAACAACAAGAAGAGGTGAATATAGAATTTTATCAAGAACTGAAGCAGGAATTGTTAACTCGATTTGTTTTAAAGTCCCAACCATCTATGGTAAAGGTGTTATAGTTGCTCCAATGCTCGATGGAAGAGTTTTAGTAGGTCCTACAGCTGAAGAAGGTGTTCCTAAAGAAGAAACCAGACTAGTTACAAAAGAAAAATTTGATTATATTGGGCAAATTGGAAAAGAAATTATTCCTTCAATTAGGTTAGAAAAAACAGAGATGACATTAGCAGGATCTAGACCAATTGATATTGAGACTAATGATTTTGTTATTAGATCAGCTAAAGATAATAAGAAATTTATTAATGCGGCTGGTATGCAATCTCCTGCAATAGCCTCAGCACCTGCCATTGCTATTGAAATTGCTAAACTTGTTGAAGCTGCAGGGTTAAAATTAGAAAAAAATCCAAATTATAACGCTAAATTTAAAGTTAAATTCTAA
- the tpiA gene encoding triose-phosphate isomerase, giving the protein MKKQVIIGNWKMNKNFNETLSFLSDFSNLFNQKRDLIESGIKFGIAAPFTNLAAFKENKVKELKLAAQDMSKQVKGAYTGEVSVEMLKDLDVQYVILGHSERRAYHNESNELVYEKAKLALSNGLTPVICVGETLEEYEKGITKKVVEEQIKGSLNDLDHSKVIIAYEPVWAIGTGKVATPEIAQEVCKFIHEITSSDLVVQYGGSVSPKNIAELSSQKDINGFLVGGASLEPESFVQLLTLGK; this is encoded by the coding sequence ATGAAAAAACAAGTTATTATTGGAAATTGAAAAATGAACAAAAACTTTAATGAAACTTTAAGTTTTTTATCAGACTTTTCAAATTTATTTAATCAAAAAAGAGATCTTATTGAAAGTGGTATTAAATTCGGAATTGCTGCACCTTTTACAAATTTAGCAGCATTTAAAGAAAACAAAGTTAAAGAACTTAAATTAGCTGCTCAAGACATGTCTAAACAAGTTAAAGGTGCTTATACTGGTGAAGTATCAGTAGAAATGTTAAAAGACTTAGATGTTCAATATGTTATATTAGGCCACTCAGAACGTAGAGCTTACCACAATGAATCAAATGAATTAGTTTATGAAAAAGCTAAATTAGCACTTAGCAACGGATTAACACCTGTTATTTGTGTTGGTGAAACATTAGAAGAATATGAAAAAGGGATTACAAAAAAAGTTGTTGAAGAACAAATTAAGGGTTCTTTAAATGATCTAGATCATTCAAAAGTTATTATTGCTTATGAACCAGTATGAGCTATAGGTACAGGTAAAGTCGCTACTCCAGAAATAGCACAAGAAGTATGTAAATTTATACACGAAATTACATCTAGTGATTTAGTTGTACAATATGGAGGAAGTGTTTCACCTAAAAATATAGCTGAATTATCATCTCAAAAAGATATTAATGGTTTTTTAGTTGGTGGAGCATCATTAGAACCAGAAAGCTTTGTGCAATTATTAACTCTTGGTAAATAA
- the dhaK gene encoding dihydroxyacetone kinase subunit DhaK, which produces MKKFINKKENIVEEMLQGLAKTNANLKRVEGFNVLVNKHFDQNKVALISGGGSGHEPAHMGFIGNGMLSGAVAGEVFTSPTPDQVEAAINALDSKAGTLLIIKNYTGDKLNFEIAQQLAQANGKEVETVLVNDDVAVENSTWTIGRRGIAGTVYVHKIAGALAHKGATLQEVKRVAQKVIDNVRSFGVSLNSIYIPTTGKKSFELDEKEIEFGLGIHGEPGIKRETIKSSKEIVQEMIDLILKDYDYNNSEVALMINGLGGTPEMELYIVANDAHNYLASKNIKVYQSNVGNFMTSLEMQGVSISLLKLDNELKELLDEKTEVKSWK; this is translated from the coding sequence ATGAAAAAATTTATTAACAAAAAAGAAAATATCGTAGAAGAAATGTTACAAGGTTTAGCTAAAACCAACGCTAATTTAAAAAGAGTTGAAGGATTTAATGTTTTAGTAAACAAACACTTTGATCAAAATAAAGTTGCGCTTATTTCTGGTGGTGGTTCAGGACATGAACCTGCTCACATGGGATTCATAGGTAATGGTATGTTATCAGGGGCAGTCGCTGGAGAAGTATTTACTTCACCAACTCCTGATCAAGTTGAAGCGGCTATTAATGCTTTAGACTCTAAAGCGGGTACATTACTAATAATCAAAAATTATACAGGAGATAAATTAAATTTTGAAATAGCTCAACAATTAGCACAAGCTAATGGTAAAGAAGTAGAAACAGTCTTAGTTAATGATGATGTTGCGGTTGAAAATTCAACATGAACAATCGGAAGAAGGGGTATTGCTGGTACTGTTTATGTACATAAGATTGCTGGTGCATTAGCTCATAAAGGTGCAACATTGCAAGAAGTAAAAAGAGTTGCTCAAAAAGTTATTGACAATGTGAGATCTTTTGGAGTTTCATTAAATTCAATTTATATCCCAACAACAGGTAAAAAATCTTTCGAACTGGATGAAAAAGAAATTGAATTTGGATTAGGAATTCATGGTGAACCCGGAATTAAAAGAGAAACAATTAAGTCATCAAAAGAAATTGTTCAAGAAATGATTGATTTAATTCTTAAAGACTATGATTATAATAATTCAGAAGTTGCATTAATGATTAATGGTTTAGGCGGAACTCCAGAAATGGAATTATATATCGTAGCAAATGATGCACATAACTATCTTGCTTCTAAAAATATAAAAGTTTACCAAAGTAATGTAGGAAACTTTATGACATCATTAGAAATGCAAGGTGTTTCTATTTCCCTTCTAAAACTTGATAACGAATTAAAAGAACTATTAGATGAAAAAACAGAGGTTAAATCTTGAAAATAA
- a CDS encoding HU family DNA-binding protein: MTKKEFVTQVSEMTEDTLKLSPKQVDQVLDTMLFVLKEQLLAEDSVRLSHFGIFTTVVKPQRTIINRFSKQEQVVPQKRVIKYKPSKYLRDLLDFK; the protein is encoded by the coding sequence ATGACAAAAAAAGAGTTTGTTACTCAAGTTTCAGAAATGACTGAAGATACATTAAAATTATCACCAAAACAAGTTGACCAAGTTCTTGATACAATGTTATTTGTTCTTAAAGAACAATTATTAGCTGAAGATTCAGTTAGATTATCACACTTTGGTATTTTTACAACTGTTGTTAAACCACAACGTACAATTATTAACAGATTTTCAAAACAAGAACAAGTTGTTCCACAAAAACGTGTTATTAAATACAAACCTTCAAAATACTTACGTGATTTATTAGATTTTAAATAA
- a CDS encoding PTS-dependent dihydroxyacetone kinase phosphotransferase subunit DhaM, giving the protein MNKKLFILISHYYELAKSVSEYLNKMLPINEDNVKIVFLGGVNNGQEIGTEPMKILETIESNPEINEIFIFSDLGSASLAAESIASMVVDKKVHVSKGSFVENTFSGYVLANAGASFEEVVNASEEKIFK; this is encoded by the coding sequence ATGAATAAAAAGCTTTTTATTTTAATTAGCCATTATTATGAATTAGCAAAATCGGTTTCTGAATATTTGAATAAAATGTTACCAATTAACGAAGATAATGTAAAGATAGTTTTTTTAGGTGGTGTAAATAACGGACAAGAAATTGGAACTGAGCCTATGAAAATTTTAGAAACAATAGAAAGCAACCCTGAAATTAATGAAATTTTTATTTTTTCAGATTTAGGTTCAGCTTCATTAGCTGCTGAATCAATAGCATCTATGGTAGTTGATAAAAAAGTACATGTTTCTAAAGGTTCATTTGTAGAAAATACTTTCTCAGGATATGTTTTAGCCAATGCTGGTGCTTCATTCGAAGAAGTTGTTAATGCATCTGAAGAAAAGATTTTTAAATAA
- a CDS encoding MIP/aquaporin family protein has translation MIYLSEFIGTLLLVLLGNGVVYSVSAKKMFANQPGKWAVIAIGWGLAVLVGVIVAVALGGPAHLNPAVTVFSLVSNSFKNYSELAFIPLQFAGAIVAQLVLNFINWRHIQETDLGSVRGSHATGPAYDNFKEKGLLFNFSYELVGTLVLIGVIFALGKTSFGNLGPIPVALLVMSIGMSLGSSTGYAINPARDLGPRVVYYLMELTVLSNRKSEHVGANWSYSWVPVIAPLLGGALIGALAHIPAF, from the coding sequence ATGATTTATTTATCAGAATTTATAGGAACATTATTACTTGTTTTACTAGGTAATGGTGTTGTATACAGTGTATCTGCAAAAAAAATGTTTGCAAATCAACCTGGAAAATGAGCAGTTATTGCTATAGGTTGAGGTTTAGCTGTACTTGTTGGTGTTATTGTTGCTGTTGCTTTAGGTGGACCAGCTCACTTAAATCCAGCTGTTACAGTATTTTCACTTGTTTCAAATAGTTTTAAAAATTACAGTGAATTAGCATTTATTCCGCTTCAATTTGCTGGAGCAATAGTTGCTCAACTTGTATTAAACTTCATTAATTGAAGACACATTCAAGAAACTGATTTAGGATCTGTACGTGGTTCACATGCTACAGGACCAGCTTACGATAATTTTAAAGAAAAAGGACTTTTATTTAACTTTTCATATGAATTAGTTGGAACATTAGTTCTTATCGGAGTTATCTTTGCGTTAGGAAAAACTTCATTTGGTAATTTAGGGCCTATTCCTGTTGCATTACTAGTTATGTCAATAGGTATGTCACTTGGTTCATCAACTGGTTATGCAATTAATCCGGCTAGAGATCTTGGCCCTAGAGTTGTTTATTACTTAATGGAATTAACCGTTTTATCAAACAGAAAATCAGAACATGTTGGAGCTAATTGATCATATTCATGAGTACCAGTTATTGCTCCTTTATTAGGTGGTGCTTTAATTGGTGCATTAGCACACATTCCTGCATTTTAA
- the rsmG gene encoding 16S rRNA (guanine(527)-N(7))-methyltransferase RsmG, whose amino-acid sequence MKNSSKKDILKSLCKKNKWDFSLFEKYVNLIEEKNKVMNLTGFSGERLWEEGIWESLIFMLQIVKDRNGLNILDIGAGAGFPSIPYALTKPENKIFIYEPLQKRVLFLELVVNELNLNNYVEIKRTRVEEVEDKNLFDIVTARAVSSVRGLLMSSFHLVKLNGEMSLLKSKKVYEEIEEAQPILKLIDHSINIEEFQEDFSTREDKIVIIKKLRSTPPMFPFEWKEIKKVEKIK is encoded by the coding sequence ATGAAAAATAGTTCTAAAAAAGACATTTTGAAATCATTATGTAAAAAAAATAAATGAGACTTTTCTTTATTTGAGAAGTATGTTAACTTAATTGAAGAAAAAAACAAAGTAATGAATCTAACCGGGTTCTCAGGGGAAAGATTGTGAGAAGAAGGAATTTGAGAATCATTAATTTTTATGTTGCAAATTGTTAAAGACAGAAATGGATTGAACATATTAGATATTGGTGCTGGTGCTGGATTCCCTTCTATCCCTTATGCATTAACAAAACCTGAAAATAAGATTTTTATTTATGAACCATTACAAAAAAGAGTTTTATTTTTAGAGCTAGTAGTAAATGAGTTAAATTTAAATAATTATGTTGAAATAAAAAGAACTAGAGTTGAAGAAGTTGAAGATAAAAATCTTTTTGATATAGTTACAGCAAGAGCGGTTTCAAGTGTAAGAGGGCTTCTTATGTCATCCTTTCATTTAGTAAAACTAAATGGGGAAATGTCTTTATTAAAAAGCAAAAAAGTTTATGAAGAAATTGAAGAGGCACAACCTATTTTAAAACTTATAGATCATTCTATAAATATTGAAGAATTCCAAGAAGATTTTTCAACAAGAGAAGATAAAATTGTTATAATTAAAAAATTAAGAAGTACACCGCCAATGTTTCCTTTTGAATGAAAAGAAATTAAAAAAGTAGAAAAAATAAAATAA
- the recU gene encoding Holliday junction resolvase RecU, protein MIKNRGMFLEKIINKTISYFWTNNYAFIEKKTLDISFNKVIHQKNHLIINKGYISKKSTVDYIGMFNGAFVCFEAKSCNENRFDLSNIKEHQIQYLNLINKNGGTAFVVLFFSTNNTFFKLNLQFLNSCISKGFKSISYEEIKKNSKQLFLEFPGILNIFE, encoded by the coding sequence ATGATTAAAAATAGAGGAATGTTTTTAGAAAAAATTATTAATAAAACTATTAGTTATTTTTGAACCAATAATTATGCTTTCATAGAGAAAAAAACTTTAGATATAAGTTTTAACAAAGTGATACATCAGAAAAATCATTTAATAATAAATAAAGGCTATATTTCTAAAAAGTCAACAGTTGATTATATCGGAATGTTTAATGGAGCATTTGTTTGTTTTGAAGCAAAAAGTTGCAATGAAAATAGGTTTGATTTAAGTAACATAAAAGAACACCAAATACAATATCTAAACTTAATAAATAAAAATGGAGGCACAGCTTTTGTTGTACTATTTTTTAGTACTAATAATACATTTTTTAAATTGAATCTTCAATTTTTGAATAGTTGCATTAGCAAGGGTTTTAAAAGTATAAGTTATGAAGAAATAAAAAAGAATTCTAAGCAATTATTCTTAGAATTCCCTGGAATTTTAAATATTTTTGAATAA
- the rpsD gene encoding 30S ribosomal protein S4, translated as MSRYTGPVFKKSRRLGFSILENGKEFAKGKKRTYAPGQHGNKRVKLSDYGLHLYEKQKVKHLFGISEKQLRKTFDKAVKLKGVTGTNLLQLLEVRLDNLVYRAGFASTRRQARQLVNHGHFTLNGKKANIPSMVVSLNDVVELREKSRTNKQITESLEAKPASAWLTRKDFTVKLDRLPERNEIHQEIKDALIVEFYSK; from the coding sequence ATGTCAAGATATACAGGACCAGTTTTTAAAAAATCTCGTCGTTTAGGTTTCTCAATTTTAGAAAATGGGAAAGAATTTGCAAAAGGTAAAAAAAGAACTTACGCTCCAGGACAACACGGTAATAAAAGAGTAAAATTATCAGATTACGGATTGCACTTATACGAAAAACAAAAAGTTAAACATTTATTTGGTATTAGTGAAAAACAACTTCGTAAAACTTTTGATAAAGCAGTTAAATTAAAAGGTGTTACAGGTACAAATTTATTACAATTATTAGAAGTTCGTTTAGATAACTTAGTGTATAGAGCAGGTTTTGCTTCAACAAGAAGACAAGCTCGTCAATTAGTTAATCATGGACATTTTACTTTAAATGGTAAAAAAGCTAACATTCCTTCTATGGTTGTTTCATTAAACGATGTAGTTGAATTAAGAGAAAAATCAAGAACAAATAAACAAATTACAGAATCATTAGAAGCAAAACCTGCTTCAGCATGATTAACAAGAAAAGACTTCACAGTTAAATTAGATAGATTACCAGAAAGAAACGAAATTCATCAAGAAATAAAAGATGCATTAATCGTAGAGTTCTATTCTAAATAA
- a CDS encoding TIGR00282 family metallophosphoesterase, translating into MQNKNYINILFLGDIFGLPGIVTIEKYLNQIKKEHDIDFVIAQGENITGRKGLSDFDYLRLKKAGINFFTMGNHVWANHNIEKVIYNNDIARPYNVEEGYPGEGTRIVKINNFTLRITSMMGISFNELRYPWEQSSANSFLQAIDNIIENEEKTDFHFIDFHGETTSEKYIFGLHVDGKVDAVVGTHTHVQTNDDHILPNGTAYITDVGMTGPIDSAIGARVFEVKNKIIHPDSKERFYVSSSNTQVNAVVIRLEKNGLNNKKHSIKKINLFNLKIY; encoded by the coding sequence ATGCAAAACAAAAATTACATAAATATTCTTTTTTTAGGTGATATATTTGGACTACCAGGAATAGTAACTATTGAAAAATACTTAAATCAAATCAAAAAAGAACACGATATTGATTTTGTAATTGCCCAAGGCGAAAATATTACAGGAAGAAAAGGTTTAAGTGACTTTGACTATTTAAGATTAAAAAAAGCTGGTATTAACTTTTTTACAATGGGTAACCATGTTTGAGCTAACCACAATATCGAAAAGGTTATATATAATAATGACATTGCCAGACCATACAATGTTGAAGAAGGATATCCAGGCGAAGGAACAAGAATTGTTAAGATTAACAACTTTACTTTAAGAATTACATCAATGATGGGTATTTCGTTTAATGAATTAAGATACCCGTGAGAACAATCTTCAGCTAACTCATTTTTACAAGCTATAGATAATATTATTGAGAATGAGGAAAAAACTGATTTTCACTTTATTGATTTTCATGGAGAAACAACAAGTGAAAAGTATATTTTTGGATTACATGTTGACGGAAAAGTTGATGCAGTTGTTGGTACTCATACACATGTTCAAACAAATGATGACCATATTCTACCAAATGGTACAGCATATATTACCGATGTAGGTATGACGGGTCCTATAGACTCTGCGATAGGAGCAAGAGTATTTGAAGTAAAAAACAAGATTATTCATCCAGATTCTAAAGAGAGATTTTATGTAAGTAGCAGTAATACACAAGTTAATGCAGTTGTTATTAGACTTGAAAAAAATGGATTAAATAATAAAAAGCATTCAATTAAAAAAATTAATTTATTCAATTTAAAAATTTATTAA